Proteins found in one Mustela lutreola isolate mMusLut2 chromosome 10, mMusLut2.pri, whole genome shotgun sequence genomic segment:
- the LOC131810106 gene encoding ubiquitin-conjugating enzyme E2 N-like, whose product MAGLPRRIIKETQHLLAEPVPGIKAEPDESNARYFLVVIAGPQDSPFEGGTFKLELFLPEEYPMAAPKVRFMTKIYHPNVDKLGRICLDILKDKWSPALQICTVLLSIQALLSAPNPDDPLANDVAEQWKTNEAQAIETARAWTRLYAMNNI is encoded by the coding sequence ATGGCCGGGCTGCCCCGCAGGATTATCAAGGAAACCCAGCATTTGCTGGCAGAACCAGTTCCTGGCATTAAAGCAGAACCAGATGAGAGCAACGCCCGTTATTTTCTTGTGGTCATTGCTGGCCCTCAGGATTCCCCCTTTGAGGGAGGGACTTTTAAGCTTGAACTATTCCTACCAGAAGAATACCCGATGGCAGCCCCTAAAGTACGTTTCATGACCAAAATTTATCATCCTAATGTAGACAAGTTGGGAAGAATATGTTTAGATATTTTGAAAGATAAGTGGTCCCCAGCACTGCAGATCTGCACAGTTCTGCTATCGATCCAGGCTTTGTTAAGTGCTCCCAATCCGGATGATCCGTTAGCAAACGATGTAGCAGAGCAGTGGAAGACCAACGAGGCCCAAGCCATAGAAACAGCTAGAGCATGGACTAGGCTATATGccatgaataatatttaa